The proteins below are encoded in one region of Acidimicrobiia bacterium:
- the thiC gene encoding phosphomethylpyrimidine synthase ThiC has translation MTTTPTALTRRKVYVDGPGGLRVPFCEVPLDGGEPPVRLYDTSGPGSDPQVGLPPTRRPWVLGREDVEEYAGRAVDPRDDGRGARRRGAPTEPFTGERRPPLRARAGRRVTQLHYARRGDVTPEMAFVATREGVEPELVRDEVARGRAIIPANVNHAESEPMVIGRAFLVKVNANIGNSAVTSSIAEEVDKMTWATRWGADTVMDLSTGRDIHTTREWIIRNSPVPIGTVPIYQALEKVDGQAQELSWDVYRDTIVEQCEQGVDYMTVHAGVRLRYVPLTARRVTGIVSRGGSILAAWCLAHHQENFLYEHFDELCEIFAAYDVAFSLGDGLRPGCIADANDDAQFAELRTLGELTERAWRQDVQVMIEGPGHVPMHKIKANVDLESELCHEAPFYTLGPLTTDVAPAYDHITSAIGAAMIAMHGTAMLCYVTPKEHLGLPDRDDVKDGVIAYKIAAHAADLAKGHHGAQVWDDALSKARFEFRWQDQFELSLDPDTARAYHDETLPAEPAKTAHFCSMCGPKFCAMQITQDVRAYAAEHGVGDWEAIELGLKEKADEFVSSGAEVYQPRGD, from the coding sequence ATGACGACCACCCCGACCGCGCTCACCCGCCGCAAGGTCTACGTCGACGGGCCGGGCGGCCTCCGGGTGCCGTTCTGCGAGGTGCCGCTCGACGGCGGCGAGCCGCCGGTGCGCCTCTACGACACCAGCGGCCCCGGCTCCGATCCCCAGGTGGGGCTGCCGCCGACCCGTCGGCCCTGGGTCCTCGGGCGCGAGGACGTCGAGGAGTACGCCGGCCGCGCCGTCGATCCCCGAGACGACGGGCGCGGCGCGCGGCGTCGGGGCGCCCCGACCGAGCCCTTCACCGGCGAGCGTCGGCCGCCGCTGCGCGCCCGCGCCGGGCGCCGGGTGACGCAGCTGCACTACGCGCGGCGGGGCGACGTGACCCCGGAGATGGCGTTCGTGGCCACCCGCGAGGGGGTGGAGCCCGAGCTCGTGCGGGACGAGGTCGCGCGCGGCCGGGCGATCATCCCCGCCAACGTGAACCACGCCGAGTCGGAGCCGATGGTCATCGGCCGGGCGTTCCTCGTGAAGGTGAACGCGAACATCGGGAACTCGGCCGTCACGTCGTCGATCGCTGAGGAGGTCGACAAGATGACGTGGGCGACGCGCTGGGGCGCCGATACGGTCATGGACCTCTCGACCGGTCGCGACATCCACACGACGCGGGAGTGGATCATCCGGAACTCGCCGGTGCCGATCGGGACGGTGCCGATCTATCAGGCGCTCGAGAAGGTGGACGGGCAGGCCCAAGAGCTGTCCTGGGACGTGTACCGCGACACGATCGTCGAGCAGTGCGAGCAGGGCGTCGACTACATGACCGTCCACGCGGGCGTGCGGCTGCGCTACGTGCCGCTGACGGCCCGGCGCGTGACCGGCATCGTCAGCCGCGGCGGCTCGATCCTGGCCGCCTGGTGCCTGGCACACCACCAGGAGAACTTCCTCTACGAGCACTTCGACGAGCTCTGCGAGATCTTCGCCGCCTACGACGTCGCCTTCTCGCTCGGGGACGGGCTCCGACCCGGCTGCATCGCCGACGCCAACGACGACGCCCAGTTCGCCGAGCTGCGGACGCTCGGGGAGCTGACCGAGCGGGCCTGGCGCCAGGACGTCCAGGTCATGATCGAGGGGCCCGGGCACGTCCCGATGCACAAGATCAAGGCGAACGTGGACCTCGAGTCCGAGCTGTGCCACGAGGCGCCGTTCTACACGCTCGGTCCGCTCACGACGGACGTCGCCCCGGCGTACGACCACATCACGTCGGCGATCGGCGCGGCGATGATCGCCATGCACGGCACGGCGATGCTCTGCTACGTCACGCCGAAGGAGCACCTCGGCCTCCCGGACCGGGACGACGTCAAGGACGGCGTCATCGCCTACAAGATCGCCGCGCACGCGGCCGACCTCGCCAAGGGACACCACGGGGCGCAGGTGTGGGACGACGCGCTCTCGAAGGCCCGGTTCGAGTTCCGGTGGCAGGACCAGTTCGAGCTCTCGCTCGACCCCGACACGGCGCGCGCCTATCACGACGAGACGCTGCCGGCCGAGCCCGCGAAGACCGCGCACTTCTGCTCCATGTGCGGGCCGAAGTTCTGCGCCATGCAGATCACCCAGGACGTGCGGGCCTACGCGGCGGAGCACGGCGTCGGCGACTGGGAGGCCATCGAGCTGGGCTTGAAGGAGAAGGCCGACGAGTTCGTGTCGTCGGGCGCCGAGGTCTACCAGCCGCGTGGCGACTGA
- a CDS encoding DUF971 domain-containing protein produces MNDAAAPKTVDVDRAVGLTLGWEDGTTTRVDLESLRRGCPCAECRTRRERGQPVWPVPSSPRPLRIVDAELVGGWGLGVTWNDGHRTGIYSWALLRAG; encoded by the coding sequence GTGAACGACGCTGCCGCGCCGAAGACGGTCGACGTCGACCGGGCGGTGGGCCTCACGCTCGGCTGGGAGGACGGGACCACGACGCGCGTCGACCTCGAGTCGCTGCGGCGGGGCTGCCCGTGCGCGGAGTGCCGCACCCGACGGGAGCGGGGCCAGCCGGTGTGGCCGGTGCCGTCGTCACCGCGGCCGCTGCGGATCGTCGACGCGGAGCTCGTCGGCGGCTGGGGGCTCGGCGTGACCTGGAACGACGGGCACCGCACGGGGATCTACAGCTGGGCGCTGCTGCGCGCGGGCTGA
- a CDS encoding zinc-binding dehydrogenase: MEAATALVLTGPRRLERRQLPLRDLEPGEAWLRVEACGLCGTDHEQFTGALPVGAPFIPGHEIVGTIDTITPEARAARDLAAGDRVAVEVFQACGTCDHCRRGASMLCARHGLRDMYGGTPVDVGPGLWGGYATHVVVSRDARLHRVPARLDPVAATLFNPLGAGLRWAVQLPELEPGAVVAVLGPGIRGLCALVAARDAGAAFVLVTGSGPADERRLALAERLGAVAVDVTAEDPVAALRRDAGQLADVVVDVTAAAPAAFGQALALARPGGTVVVAGTRGATVEGFNPDLLVFKELRVLGARGVDTAAYAAALRLLAHDTRLTGLPARLAPLAVPDVTELLEDLAHGHERPLRAVIVPGAAPPPSPALAP, from the coding sequence GTGGAGGCCGCCACGGCGCTGGTGCTCACCGGGCCGCGCCGGCTCGAGCGTCGCCAGCTCCCGCTCCGTGACCTCGAGCCCGGCGAGGCCTGGCTCCGGGTCGAGGCGTGCGGTCTCTGCGGCACCGACCACGAGCAGTTCACCGGCGCCCTGCCCGTCGGCGCCCCGTTCATCCCCGGCCACGAGATCGTCGGCACGATCGACACGATCACGCCCGAGGCGCGGGCGGCCCGAGACCTCGCCGCCGGCGACCGGGTGGCGGTCGAGGTGTTCCAAGCCTGCGGGACCTGCGACCACTGCCGGCGGGGCGCGTCGATGCTGTGCGCCCGGCATGGGCTGCGCGACATGTACGGCGGCACCCCGGTCGACGTCGGCCCCGGCCTCTGGGGTGGGTACGCGACCCACGTCGTGGTCTCGCGCGACGCTCGCCTGCACCGCGTCCCCGCCCGCCTCGACCCGGTCGCGGCCACGCTGTTCAACCCGCTCGGCGCCGGGCTGCGGTGGGCGGTCCAGCTCCCCGAGCTCGAGCCGGGCGCGGTCGTGGCCGTGCTGGGCCCGGGTATCCGCGGCCTGTGCGCGCTCGTCGCCGCTCGGGACGCCGGCGCCGCGTTCGTGCTCGTCACCGGGTCGGGCCCCGCCGACGAGCGCCGCCTCGCCCTCGCCGAGCGCCTCGGCGCGGTGGCGGTCGACGTCACCGCCGAGGACCCGGTGGCGGCGCTCCGCCGCGACGCCGGGCAGCTCGCGGACGTCGTGGTCGACGTCACCGCCGCCGCGCCCGCGGCCTTCGGGCAGGCGCTCGCGCTGGCCCGCCCCGGCGGCACGGTGGTGGTGGCCGGCACGCGCGGCGCCACCGTCGAGGGGTTCAACCCTGACCTGCTCGTCTTCAAGGAGCTCCGCGTCCTCGGGGCCCGCGGGGTCGACACCGCCGCCTACGCGGCCGCGCTGCGGCTCCTCGCCCACGACACGCGCCTGACCGGCCTGCCCGCCCGCCTGGCGCCGCTGGCGGTGCCCGACGTGACCGAGCTGCTCGAGGACCTCGCGCACGGGCACGAGCGGCCCCTCCGCGCCGTCATCGTGCCCGGCGCCGCCCCGCCGCCGAGCCCGGCACTTGCCCCTTGA
- a CDS encoding alkaline phosphatase family protein: protein MDRRDFLRSAALVGAGVALRPWPRAVRAVPRLPAPPSRAAAPTPEQLRQIQHVVILMQENRSYDHYFGSYRHGRGFDDHPRGSPGVFAQVDPRRTTGSPRGQLLPWHLDTATMHAACTDNPSHEWVAQHQSWNQGAMDRWVTTHSLTRNDGPLAAPQIMGYYTRADLPLYYALADAFTLCDHYFCSVMAPTDPNRHYWMSATIDPNGQAGGPVVTNAANVSAIAPSQVVTNSALYTWTTMPERLQAQGVSWKVYQAPGSLADTTLTNNILVRYRQYSDPGSVLYRNAFVPTYPQDFLADVEAGTLPSVSWVLAPPQQDEHPPAPSNTGARVVGTVVETLLRNPKVWAQTVLFVTFDENGGFFDHVAPPTAPPGTPDEYVTTSPLPAGAGGINGPIGLGFRVPLLVVSPFSRGGRINSDPGDHTSLLRFLEARFGVEVPNLSAWRRSVTSDLTGTLDLTRPRLSVPALPVRGLSDKLVARECATRDEAPPLVQHLPTQHA from the coding sequence ATGGACCGGCGGGACTTCCTGCGGAGCGCCGCGCTCGTCGGCGCCGGGGTCGCGCTCCGACCGTGGCCACGGGCGGTGCGGGCGGTGCCCCGACTGCCGGCCCCGCCGAGCCGGGCCGCGGCGCCGACCCCCGAGCAGCTGCGCCAGATCCAGCACGTGGTGATCCTCATGCAGGAGAACCGCTCCTACGACCACTACTTCGGCTCCTACCGGCACGGGCGCGGCTTCGACGACCACCCCCGCGGCTCGCCCGGCGTCTTCGCGCAGGTCGACCCGCGGCGCACCACCGGCTCGCCGCGAGGCCAGCTGCTCCCGTGGCACCTCGACACCGCCACGATGCACGCCGCGTGCACCGACAACCCGTCGCACGAGTGGGTCGCTCAGCACCAGTCCTGGAACCAGGGTGCGATGGACCGCTGGGTCACGACGCACTCGCTGACGAGGAACGATGGACCGCTCGCCGCGCCGCAGATCATGGGCTACTACACGCGCGCCGACCTGCCCCTCTACTACGCGCTCGCCGACGCCTTCACGCTCTGCGACCACTACTTCTGCTCGGTCATGGCGCCGACCGACCCGAACCGGCACTACTGGATGTCGGCGACGATCGACCCGAACGGGCAGGCGGGCGGGCCCGTGGTGACGAACGCCGCCAACGTCAGCGCGATCGCGCCGTCTCAGGTCGTCACGAATTCGGCCCTGTACACGTGGACGACGATGCCGGAGCGGCTCCAGGCCCAGGGCGTGTCGTGGAAGGTGTACCAGGCGCCCGGGAGCCTGGCGGACACCACGCTCACGAACAACATCCTGGTCCGCTACCGCCAGTACTCGGACCCCGGCTCGGTGCTGTACCGGAACGCGTTCGTGCCCACCTATCCCCAGGACTTCCTCGCCGACGTCGAGGCCGGGACGCTGCCGTCGGTCAGCTGGGTCCTCGCCCCGCCGCAGCAGGACGAGCACCCGCCGGCGCCGTCGAACACCGGCGCCCGGGTCGTCGGCACCGTGGTCGAGACCCTCCTGCGCAACCCGAAGGTGTGGGCCCAGACCGTCCTCTTCGTCACCTTCGACGAGAACGGCGGGTTCTTCGACCACGTCGCGCCGCCGACGGCGCCCCCCGGCACCCCCGACGAGTACGTGACCACGAGCCCGCTGCCCGCGGGCGCCGGCGGCATCAACGGCCCCATCGGCCTCGGGTTCCGAGTCCCGCTGCTCGTCGTCTCCCCGTTCAGCCGGGGCGGGCGCATCAACTCGGACCCGGGCGACCACACGTCGCTGCTCCGCTTCCTCGAGGCCCGCTTCGGCGTCGAGGTGCCGAACCTGTCGGCGTGGCGTCGCAGCGTCACCTCCGACCTCACCGGCACGCTCGACCTCACCCGGCCCCGTCTCAGCGTGCCGGCGCTGCCGGTCCGGGGCCTCAGCGACAAGCTCGTGGCCCGCGAGTGCGCGACGCGCGACGAGGCGCCGCCCCTCGTCCAGCACCTCCCCACCCAGCACGCCTAG